The DNA region ATCCATCTTGGACCAAATTTCCGGATCGTCGCCATTCATGACATAAGACAGGAACTGATTCCCGAACAGCCAGCCAAGCGGCATTTTATAACCCACCGAGTTGTAATCAACACCCTCCGGATAATCGATCACATTGTCAAAGCCGTCCACCTTTACATAATGGGTCCCTTCGATTCCCCAGTCATACAGGTTCACGATATCCTTGTCGGTGTACATCAGATTCAAAAATTCCATCGCTTTCTCAGGGTTTTCGGAATTGACCGGAATGCCCCACATCGCGCCCGTTACGGTGCTCGTCGTAGCTACAGGAGGTACGAGCTCTGCAGTGACCAGTTCGAGCCCGGACAGCTTCTTCTCGCTTTCCGCGAAGCCGGGTTTTTGCATAGCCATATAGGCAAAGGCTTTGCCAGCCTTGATCATGTCAAACCGCGTTGCCTGCGTAGTGGCCATATCCTGTGGAATCAGCCCGTCCTGATACCAACCGCGAATCTTCTTGACAAAGTCGGCATATTCCTTCGTTTCGTAATAATTGACAATCTTAAGGCCGTTATCATAATTTGGAAGAACACCGATCGTGTCATTCAGACTATCGTAGTTGACATAATTCTCTCGGAACGATTGCCCCGCAGCACCGGTAACCAGCGGTGTCATGGTAGGACCTTCTCCTTCCTTGACCTTCCGCAGCACGGCTTCCACGTCATCGAGCGTCTTGATCGAGGCAACATCGATTTTGTATTTATCAACCAGCTCCTTGCTCATCGTCAGCCCATAGCTGGCCGCCAAATCCCGCACCGTCGGCGTTCCGTATATCTCGCCGCCGATGCGCGTGGCTTGCAAATAATCTTTACCCAAGGCGTCGGCGATCCCCTGGCCATGCTGCTCAAGCAATTGATCCAGAGGCTTCAGCTGACCTTTCGCCACGATATTGCTGAAGTTGTAGCCGGATAAGTATAGCAGATCCATTTTCTCATCGCTTGCAAACATCAGATTGGTCTGCTGCTCCCAGTCTCCAACCGAGATATGCTCAAATTTGACCTTGGCCTGGATCTTCTCGGCCGTGATCTTGTTAATGGCCTCCTCGACCTGCTGCATGTCCTTCGGGATGGAGCCTGCCACCGGCAGCACGACCGTCAGCTCCGTGAGGTCCTTTTGTTCACCTGCCGCCTCGCTGCCTTGCTCGGCTGCTTTACCGCCTCCGCAGGCTGACATGACAAGAACGGCGCTCAAGAGCATCGAGGTTAGTCCGACAATTGATTTTTTCATTTGTTCCCCCGCCTTTTGTGAATGTTGTGTTTCTAGCTCTATTGTAAGAGGGGTTGCTTTCTTGCACTGCTCCTATCACGACTTTTCACTGTCACTTTGCCGACTTTCATCCGGAGCCTGAGGTCCCGGCATGCTCCTGGCGGTATTCCAGCGGACTTTTGTCCATGTATTTTTTGAATATGCGGGAAAAGTGCGAGAAGTTGGCATAGCCGATCCGGGTCGCAATCGAACTGACGGACAGCTCGGTATTGGCCAGCAGCCCGGCTGCCATACTCAATCGCTGCTGCAGCAAATAGTCCGAGATAGACATGCCGGTCCCTTTCTTGAAGATTCGGGTCAAATAATCCGGGTTCAAAAACACATGGCTTGCAATATCCTCCCGGGACAAATCCTCGGACAGATGCTCGCGGATATAAGCTTTGACTTCCTCTACAACATTTGGCGAATGCTCCACTGAAGATGCAAAATCCATCGCCCTTTCAACGATATGGCGGATCCAAGCCAGCGCATTCGTAGCCGAGCGCGCCGATCTTGCATAAAGCTCCAAGGAACGGCTGTCCCTGAGAAGCTGATGCGCCTGGATGCCCTTCAGCTGGAGAACATAGTAGATCATTTGTTGAAAATCCTGTATGAACTGATTCAGCAAATCCGACGTAAGCAGGCTGGCTTCGACCTGAGCTCGGATATAGGCTTCCGCCTCCTTCAGCACCAGCCCGCTCGCCCCTTCTTTTAACAGCACCGCCCACATGCTCATATCGGGCAGATTCGACTGATGGCCGGTTAGCGGCTTCTCGTCCTTCAACATAAAGACATGATGATCGTAAGCCACATTGCTTTCGTTCATCCGATCCAATTGAATATACATCGAGGCAACCTCATGGCCGTGTGCCGGCTCCCCGATATAACAGGAAACCCCCGCATAAAAGTATTTCCTGCAAGCTTCGATGTACGTTTCACACCTGTCCTTGCTTGTATCATCATCCGCCGATGCCGGATCCCGGTTGATCAAGGCGAGCCAGCGTCCTTTGTCCAGCGGCACCAGCATGCCATGCTCGGACCGCTCCTGGATGAGCTCCTCGGCGGATTTGCGTATCGCGTATTCGATGATTTTCTCATCGCGCCGCGTGATTTCCTTATACCATCTCCGAACCTGAATCAGGATGGGAGTAAAAATCATATCCTCCGAATACGGAATATTGCGACTTTCGGCCTCCTTCTTAATGACCGCGGGGTCGC from Paenibacillus ihbetae includes:
- a CDS encoding ABC transporter substrate-binding protein yields the protein MKKSIVGLTSMLLSAVLVMSACGGGKAAEQGSEAAGEQKDLTELTVVLPVAGSIPKDMQQVEEAINKITAEKIQAKVKFEHISVGDWEQQTNLMFASDEKMDLLYLSGYNFSNIVAKGQLKPLDQLLEQHGQGIADALGKDYLQATRIGGEIYGTPTVRDLAASYGLTMSKELVDKYKIDVASIKTLDDVEAVLRKVKEGEGPTMTPLVTGAAGQSFRENYVNYDSLNDTIGVLPNYDNGLKIVNYYETKEYADFVKKIRGWYQDGLIPQDMATTQATRFDMIKAGKAFAYMAMQKPGFAESEKKLSGLELVTAELVPPVATTSTVTGAMWGIPVNSENPEKAMEFLNLMYTDKDIVNLYDWGIEGTHYVKVDGFDNVIDYPEGVDYNSVGYKMPLGWLFGNQFLSYVMNGDDPEIWSKMDEFNKSSKRSKAMGFLFDASPVKTEYAAVSNVITQYKMPLETGSVDPEEILPEFISKLKSAGIDKIIAEKQKQLDEWAKTNGVK
- a CDS encoding response regulator; translated protein: MRHLLIVDDEVIAVEVLKQGVEWAKLGISAIFTAHSAGQAMEIIRREHVDLLLCDIEMPQGSGLELLEWVREYNPEIVAIFLTCHADFQYAKQAIQLGSFDYLLKPVPFADLESVMRKAIGKLEQEREQSEFSQYGKYWMQHQPLLVERFWLDILNQSIPSDPAVIKKEAESRNIPYSEDMIFTPILIQVRRWYKEITRRDEKIIEYAIRKSAEELIQERSEHGMLVPLDKGRWLALINRDPASADDDTSKDRCETYIEACRKYFYAGVSCYIGEPAHGHEVASMYIQLDRMNESNVAYDHHVFMLKDEKPLTGHQSNLPDMSMWAVLLKEGASGLVLKEAEAYIRAQVEASLLTSDLLNQFIQDFQQMIYYVLQLKGIQAHQLLRDSRSLELYARSARSATNALAWIRHIVERAMDFASSVEHSPNVVEEVKAYIREHLSEDLSREDIASHVFLNPDYLTRIFKKGTGMSISDYLLQQRLSMAAGLLANTELSVSSIATRIGYANFSHFSRIFKKYMDKSPLEYRQEHAGTSGSG